A stretch of Cucumis sativus cultivar 9930 chromosome 2, Cucumber_9930_V3, whole genome shotgun sequence DNA encodes these proteins:
- the LOC101222961 gene encoding solute carrier family 40 member 3, chloroplastic isoform X1 — translation MAIGYTLALSQPYSFSCFKFSIREVSLLSHSSRVRYRFVSCRRLKNLRQTCISSSSRLQRVISKCSITNSDVQFDQVSVEDDVQEALSSVEADCSLAIVQLNSGFLEADTLTLQTEPLSLLTEGTYVDSLLTTLPVLSEEEQNVLAATPAHPAGLYALYASCIAGNLVEQLWNFAWPSAIALLHPSLLPVAVMGFFTKLALIVGGPLVGKFMDNFPRVPAYTCLNCVQAAAQLLSASMVIYAHTVPHTAASSSILLQPWFVTLIFAGAIERLSGIALGVAMERDWVVLLAGINRPIALAEANAVLSRIDLLCEIVGASLFGIILSKYDPVTCLKCAAGLMLWSLPVVVLLTWLTNQLSTGVLDRAKCLQTCCGDPTEVTSPGAESILNVGVEVIKNGWKEYLQQPALPASLAYVLLYFNAVLAPGSLMTAFLTQQGLSPSIIGGFSGLCAFMGVTATFVSANLVRQFGILKAGAVGLIFQAALLTVAVAVYLSGSLSRQSPLLFFLVMIVLSRLGHMSYNVVGQQILQTGIPSSKTNLIATTEVSVASLAESIMLGVAIIANDTSHFGFLAMLSLLSVVGAAVIFCQWLLNPTDEQRKLFSFSSQFEMS, via the exons aTGGCTATTGGTTACACTCTCGCGCTAAGTCAGCCTTACTCTTTTagttgtttcaaattttcaattcgtGAAGTTTCTTTATTGTCGCATTCTTCTCGAGTTCGCTATCGCTTCGTTTCTTGCCGACGGTTGAAGAATCTTCGTCAGACTTGCATTTCTTCTAGCTCCAG GCTTCAGAGGGTCATTTCAAAATGTTCAATAACCAACTCCGATGTACAATTCGATCAAGTTTCTGTAGAAGACGATGTGCAAGAAGCTTTATCTTCCGTAGAAGCCGATTGTTCACTTGCAATTGTGCAATTGAATTCTGGATTCCTCGAGGCTGATACTTTGACGCTACAGACAGAACCTCTGAGTTTATTGACCGAAGGGACTTATGTCGATAGTCTTTTGACAACTTTGCCT GTTTTATCTGAGGAGGAGCAGAATGTTCTTGCAGCAACTCCAGCTCATCCTGCTGGATTATACG CTTTATATGCCTCGTGTATCGCCGGCAATCTGGTAGAACAGCTTTGGAATTTTGCCTGGCCTTCTGCCATTGCATTGCTTCACCCCAGTCTTCTACCAGTTGCAGTTATGGGATTCTTTACTAAG CTTGCATTAATAGTTGGAGGTCCTTTGGTCGGGAAGTTTATGGATAATTTTCCCAGAGTACCAGCATATACTTGCCTGAATTGTGTTCAG GCTGCTGCGCAATTGCTATCTGCTTCAATGGTCATTTATGCCCATACGGTTCCACATACTGCTGCATCATCTTCCATACTTCTCCAGCCTTGGTTTGTTACACTGATCTTTGCTGGAGCCATAGAGAGGCTATCTGGAATAGCACTGGGGGTTGCAATGGAGCGTGATTGGGTTGTGTTG TTAGCTGGAATCAATAGGCCTATTGCACTTGCAGAAGCTAATGCTGTTCTTAGTAGAATTGACCTTCTCTGTGAG ATAGTTGGAGCTTCTTTATTTGGCATTATCCTTTCCAAGTATGACCCAGTAACTTGCTTGAAGTGCGCTGCAGGTTTAATGTTATGGTCCTTGCCAGTTGTG GTCCTACTTACGTGGTTAACCAACCAACTCTCTACCGGTGTTCTTGATCGTGCAAAGTGTTTGCAAACTTGTTGTGGCGATCCCACTGAAGTAACTTCACCAGGTGCTGAGAGTATAT TGAATGTGGGTGTAGAAGTTATTAAAAATGGATGGAAAGAGTACTTGCAGCAACCAGCGCTTCCTGCAAGTCTTGCCTATGTGCTCCTCTACTTCAATGCTGTCCTTGCTCCTGGCAGTTTGATGACAGCATTCTTAACTCAGCAAG GTCTTAGTCCATCTATAATTGGTGGTTTTAGTGGATTATGTGCTTTCATGGGTGTTACTGCGACCTTTGTATCCGCAAATTTAGTCAGGCAATTTGGAATTTTGAAG GCTGGAGCAGTTGGGTTAATATTTCAGGCTGCACTTCTGACAGTTGCTGTTGCTGTGTACTTGAGTGGGTCCCTTTCCCGGCAGAgtcctcttcttttcttcttagtTATGATT GTTTTATCTAGGCTCGGACACATGTCATATAATGTTGTAGGGCAACAGATTCTTCAAACTGGTATACCATCATCCAAAACGAACCTCATTGCAACAACAGAGGTCTCAGTCGCTAGTTTAGCAGAGTCTATAATGTTGGGAGTTGCAATAATTGCCAATGATACTTCACATTTCGGATTCCTAGCGATGCTGTCACTTCTATCTGTTGTTGGAGCAGCAGTGATTTTCTGCCAATGGTTGTTGAATCCAACTGATGAACAAAGGAAACTTTTCTCTTTCAGCTCTCAGTTTGAG ATGTCCTGA
- the LOC101222722 gene encoding transcription factor bHLH149 has translation MDADDSNNSKTLLQHSNKCLPKILTPEPTQHRWKTEIQQQIYSSRLTQALRRVTHPRSSSPLNGNLVRRTADSVLAATAKGRTRWSRAILATRFRQSLARRRRRTKKKLLARKPELKTEKVRKLPAVQRKVKILGRLVPGCRKLSFPNLLEEATDYISALEMQVKAMTALAELLAGNQRNFAGISNDS, from the coding sequence ATGGACGCCGATGATTCGAACAATTCCAAAACGTTGTTGCAGCACTCCAATAAGTGTCTACCTAAAATTCTAACCCCCGAACCTACTCAACACAGATGGAAAACTGAAATCCAGCAACAGATCTACTCATCCAGGCTCACCCAAGCGCTTCGCCGAGTCACTCATCCACGCTCCTCATCTCCGCTTAACGGAAACCTAGTTCGCCGAACTGCGGATTCTGTACTCGCCGCTACAGCCAAGGGGAGGACTCGATGGAGTCGAGCCATTCTAGCCACTCGATTCCGCCAGAGCCTTGCCAGACGACGACGGAGGACGAAGAAGAAATTGCTCGCTCGTAAACCGGAGCTCAAGACCGAGAAGGTTAGGAAGTTACCGGCGGTGCAGAGGAAGGTGAAAATTCTTGGCCGCTTGGTTCCTGGTTGTCGGAAACTCTCGTTCCCGAATCTTCTGGAAGAAGCGACGGATTATATATCGGCTTTAGAGATGCAGGTAAAAGCCATGACGGCGCTCGCTGAACTCCTCGCCGGAAATCAAAGGAATTTTGCCGGAATCTCGAACGATTCTTGA
- the LOC101218624 gene encoding probable pectinesterase 66: protein MQVQPPFLLLFTLFNAVVFGFEAVNQARDFVLTIQSVVIVDKSGNGNFQTVQAAIDSVPPNNNHWIKIQINPGVYKEKVTIPLEKPFIYLEGADSSNTVITFDDHQQTDTSATFTSRPPNIIVRGITFEVLWLLKTDFIFIALFEILKLCKNSFNLREAPELFSCDDGTYITQAIAARIYGDKSAFFNCGFKGYQDTLWDVQGRHFFSHCYIEGAIDFIFGSGQSVYEDCMINVNVASLPQVYQGYITAQSRQSAADPSGFVFKECTIKGSGKALLGRAYGPFSRVIFKDAIMGSVVAPEGWYAWHFKGKEENFMYVEENCTGPGASTSMRVPWAKTLDASHLTGFSVESFINQDGWIPTVL from the exons atGCAGGTACAACCTCCATTTCTCTTGCTCTTCACTCTGTTCAATGCTGTTGTCTTTGGTTTTGAAGCTGTGAATCAGGCAAGAGACTTTGTCCTTACGATTCAATCCGTTGTTATTGTTGACAAGTCGGGAAATGGCAATTTCCAGACCGTTCAAGCAGCCATTGACTCAGTTCCACCTAATAACAATCATTGGattaagattcaaataaaCCCTGGTGTATACAA AGAAAAGGTGACAATCCCACTAGAAAAGCCTTTCATATATCTCGAAGGAGCTGACAGCAGTAATACGGTTATCACGTTCGATGACCATCAACAAACAGACACTAGTGCTACATTTACTTCACGTCCTCCCAACATTATTGTTAGAGGCATTACTTTTGAGGTGCTGTGGCTTCTAAAAACTGATTTTATATTCATAGCattatttgagattttgaaGCTATGTAAG AACTCATTCAACCTTCGAGAAGCTCCAGAGCTGTTTTCTTGCGATGATGGAACTTACATTACACAAGCAATAGCAGCAAGAATCTACGGCGACAAATCAGCTTTTTTCAACTGTGGATTCAAAGGGTATCAAGACACGTTATGGGATGTACAAGGTCGCCATTTCTTCTCACATTGCTACATTGAAGGAGCCATAGACTTCATCTTTGGTAGTGGCCAATCAGTTTATGAG GATTGCATGATAAATGTTAATGTTGCAAGTCTTCCTCAAGTCTACCAAGGATACATTACTGCACAAAGTCGACAATCAGCAGCAGATCCAAGTGGATTTGTATTTAAAGAGTGCACCATAAAGGGTAGTGGGAAAGCTTTGTTGGGGAGAGCATATGGTCCTTTTTCCAGAGTTATATTCAAAGATGCTATAATGGGTTCAGTGGTAGCACCAGAGGGATGGTACGCCTGGCACTTCAAGGGCAAAGA GGAAAATTTTATGTACGTTGAGGAGAATTGTACCGGACCAGGAGCTTCCACTTCCATGAGAGTTCCATGGGCAAAGACACTTGATGCCTCGCATCTAACAGGCTTCTCCGTGGAATCCTTCATTAACCAAGATGGGTGGATTCCCACAGTCCTTTGA
- the LOC101222961 gene encoding solute carrier family 40 member 3, chloroplastic isoform X2 translates to MAIGYTLALSQPYSFSCFKFSIREVSLLSHSSRVRYRFVSCRRLKNLRQTCISSSSRLQRVISKCSITNSDVQFDQVSVEDDVQEALSSVEADCSLAIVQLNSGFLEADTLTLQTEPLSLLTEGTYVDSLLTTLPVLSEEEQNVLAATPAHPAGLYALYASCIAGNLVEQLWNFAWPSAIALLHPSLLPVAVMGFFTKLALIVGGPLVGKFMDNFPRVPAYTCLNCVQAAAQLLSASMVIYAHTVPHTAASSSILLQPWFVTLIFAGAIERLSGIALGVAMERDWVVLLAGINRPIALAEANAVLSRIDLLCEIVGASLFGIILSKYDPVTCLKCAAGLMLWSLPVVVLLTWLTNQLSTGVLDRAKCLQTCCGDPTEVTSPVNVGVEVIKNGWKEYLQQPALPASLAYVLLYFNAVLAPGSLMTAFLTQQGLSPSIIGGFSGLCAFMGVTATFVSANLVRQFGILKAGAVGLIFQAALLTVAVAVYLSGSLSRQSPLLFFLVMIVLSRLGHMSYNVVGQQILQTGIPSSKTNLIATTEVSVASLAESIMLGVAIIANDTSHFGFLAMLSLLSVVGAAVIFCQWLLNPTDEQRKLFSFSSQFEMS, encoded by the exons aTGGCTATTGGTTACACTCTCGCGCTAAGTCAGCCTTACTCTTTTagttgtttcaaattttcaattcgtGAAGTTTCTTTATTGTCGCATTCTTCTCGAGTTCGCTATCGCTTCGTTTCTTGCCGACGGTTGAAGAATCTTCGTCAGACTTGCATTTCTTCTAGCTCCAG GCTTCAGAGGGTCATTTCAAAATGTTCAATAACCAACTCCGATGTACAATTCGATCAAGTTTCTGTAGAAGACGATGTGCAAGAAGCTTTATCTTCCGTAGAAGCCGATTGTTCACTTGCAATTGTGCAATTGAATTCTGGATTCCTCGAGGCTGATACTTTGACGCTACAGACAGAACCTCTGAGTTTATTGACCGAAGGGACTTATGTCGATAGTCTTTTGACAACTTTGCCT GTTTTATCTGAGGAGGAGCAGAATGTTCTTGCAGCAACTCCAGCTCATCCTGCTGGATTATACG CTTTATATGCCTCGTGTATCGCCGGCAATCTGGTAGAACAGCTTTGGAATTTTGCCTGGCCTTCTGCCATTGCATTGCTTCACCCCAGTCTTCTACCAGTTGCAGTTATGGGATTCTTTACTAAG CTTGCATTAATAGTTGGAGGTCCTTTGGTCGGGAAGTTTATGGATAATTTTCCCAGAGTACCAGCATATACTTGCCTGAATTGTGTTCAG GCTGCTGCGCAATTGCTATCTGCTTCAATGGTCATTTATGCCCATACGGTTCCACATACTGCTGCATCATCTTCCATACTTCTCCAGCCTTGGTTTGTTACACTGATCTTTGCTGGAGCCATAGAGAGGCTATCTGGAATAGCACTGGGGGTTGCAATGGAGCGTGATTGGGTTGTGTTG TTAGCTGGAATCAATAGGCCTATTGCACTTGCAGAAGCTAATGCTGTTCTTAGTAGAATTGACCTTCTCTGTGAG ATAGTTGGAGCTTCTTTATTTGGCATTATCCTTTCCAAGTATGACCCAGTAACTTGCTTGAAGTGCGCTGCAGGTTTAATGTTATGGTCCTTGCCAGTTGTG GTCCTACTTACGTGGTTAACCAACCAACTCTCTACCGGTGTTCTTGATCGTGCAAAGTGTTTGCAAACTTGTTGTGGCGATCCCACTGAAGTAACTTCACCAG TGAATGTGGGTGTAGAAGTTATTAAAAATGGATGGAAAGAGTACTTGCAGCAACCAGCGCTTCCTGCAAGTCTTGCCTATGTGCTCCTCTACTTCAATGCTGTCCTTGCTCCTGGCAGTTTGATGACAGCATTCTTAACTCAGCAAG GTCTTAGTCCATCTATAATTGGTGGTTTTAGTGGATTATGTGCTTTCATGGGTGTTACTGCGACCTTTGTATCCGCAAATTTAGTCAGGCAATTTGGAATTTTGAAG GCTGGAGCAGTTGGGTTAATATTTCAGGCTGCACTTCTGACAGTTGCTGTTGCTGTGTACTTGAGTGGGTCCCTTTCCCGGCAGAgtcctcttcttttcttcttagtTATGATT GTTTTATCTAGGCTCGGACACATGTCATATAATGTTGTAGGGCAACAGATTCTTCAAACTGGTATACCATCATCCAAAACGAACCTCATTGCAACAACAGAGGTCTCAGTCGCTAGTTTAGCAGAGTCTATAATGTTGGGAGTTGCAATAATTGCCAATGATACTTCACATTTCGGATTCCTAGCGATGCTGTCACTTCTATCTGTTGTTGGAGCAGCAGTGATTTTCTGCCAATGGTTGTTGAATCCAACTGATGAACAAAGGAAACTTTTCTCTTTCAGCTCTCAGTTTGAG ATGTCCTGA